In Hermetia illucens chromosome 5, iHerIll2.2.curated.20191125, whole genome shotgun sequence, a single window of DNA contains:
- the LOC119656564 gene encoding dynein regulatory complex subunit 6-like isoform X1, whose product MPKIKQPLKLEALALKSSVKWLTDTGRKLMKIIETLTKREVGGSSEFLKSQVQLLYNIFEYNVPCYLFDRFCEEVFIAIPLLIESITKGVGNHSSSMGKYLTKVNVAVSLAEVVASPFLRILNFDDMPKMMRHLLYSKLKQMKGLAYLNLSSLSGGWKTCEMEPVVLNSVIYLHNLQVLILNYDCTDNILRALNTACPRLRTLDIASSKSISNNSIKYLVEFPCLRSLQLHRTSVSIEGYVQLLLKLPLLEDIGRFDEIGRCLEYIDMTYENFPDYPTLNLKIFSTRFVVTKHLQILAKMCPEIKHVSIFHNPLSNDLMALVPINKLAELRLLSCDFFGDQIRDVLQVKGCNITYLHFEHVDQIDMNALMYISQFCPDLKHFTIYNCELMESTSLYTRRLDIPPFINLERLTIAAQCKHQHLEFILSNCFKIKYIHIGTMVPTDDALFDRLLLKNPMQDLEELRIIFSNDLTIATAYKLVNVCPNLMILNELESWTRINKLELECFKIFIETRNFDLNIKPLRRCKTEEDDDNI is encoded by the coding sequence ATGCCAAAAATAAAACAACCGCTTAAACTGGAGGCTTTGGCTCTGAAGTCCTCGGTGAAATGGCTCACAGACACTGGCCGCAAGCTCATGAAAATTATAGAGACTCTAACGAAAAGGGAAGTCGGTGGATCTTCAGAATTCCTTAAAAGTCAAGTGCAATTGCTCTACAATATATTCGAGTACAATGTACCATGCTATCTATTCGATCGCTTCTGTGAAGAAGTCTTTATTGCTATACCGCTTTTAATTGAGAGCATCACAAAAGGAGTGGGCAACCATTCATCTTCAATGGGCAAATATTTAACCAAAGTGAACGTGGCTGTATCGCTTGCTGAAGTTGTAGCATCACCTTTTCTACGAATTTTGAATTTCGACGACATGCCAAAGATGATGCGCCATTTGCTTTACTCGAAgttgaaacaaatgaaaggattGGCATATCTCAACCTGAGCTCACTATCGGGCGGATGGAAGACTTGCGAGATGGAGCCTGTTGTCCTAAATAGCGTTATTTATCTACACAATCTACAAGttcttattttaaattatgacTGCACTGATAATATCTTAAGAGCCCTGAACACTGCTTGCCCCCGCCTTCGCACGTTAGATATAGCTTCATCTAAGTCGATTTCAAATAACAGTATCAAATACTTGGTTGAGTTTCCTTGCCTCAGAAGCTTGCAACTGCATCGAACATCAGTTTCAATCGAAGGCTACGTTCAGCTACTCTTAAAATTACCACTTCTGGAGGACATCGGACGATTCGATGAAATCGGTCGTTGCCTAGAATATATTGATATGACTTACGAGAATTTTCCGGATTATCCTACGTTAAACTTGAAAATCTTCAGCACTCGCTTTGTCGTCACTAAACACTTGCAAATATTAGCGAAAATGTGTCCTGAAATAAAGCATGTTTCAATTTTCCATAATCCATTGTCAAACGACCTCATGGCTTTGGTCCCGATCAATAAATTGGCTGAATTGAGATTACTTTCATGCGACTTCTTCGGAGACCAAATTCGTGACGTATTGCAAGTGAAAGGATGTAACATAACTTACTTACATTTCGAACATGTCGATCAAATCGATATGAACGCTTTGATGTACATCAGTCAGTTTTGTCCGGATTTGAAACATTTCACCATTTACAACTGCGAGTTAATGGAAAGTACGTCATTGTATACTCGCCGTTTGGATATCCCGCCATTTATAAATTTGGAGAGATTAACAATTGCGGCCCAATGCAAACATCAGCACCTCGAATTCATTTTGTCGAATTGTTTTAAGATTAAGTATATTCATATAGGAACAATGGTGCCTACGGACGATGCACTGTTCGATCGATTACTTCTGAAGAATCCGATGCAAGACTTGGAAGAGCTACgcattattttttcaaatgatCTCACCATAGCAACTGCATACAAGTTGGTTAACGTTTGTCCAAATCTCATGATTTTAAATGAGCTAGAAAGCTGGACTAGAATAAACAAATTGGAATTGgaatgtttcaaaattttcattgaAACGCGTAACTTCGATTTAAATATAAAACCATTGAGACGGTGCAAGACTGAAGAAGATGATGATAACATCTAA